A window from Equus caballus isolate H_3958 breed thoroughbred chromosome 8, TB-T2T, whole genome shotgun sequence encodes these proteins:
- the ZNF605 gene encoding zinc finger protein 605 isoform X2 yields MWHQDNQDKGMERGHEYDVFGKIFHSSINFVHLGMRPHKCDTGEKSLKHPFDFLIPKNNCGRKKLDELNKKSLVYIKPDRPHSGIKYRGYSKCRKASRKESWLITSQITQSGVCLCMECGKTFSKKSQLIVHQRTHTGEKPYGCGQCGKAFSQKSLLTIHQRTHSGEKPYGCGECQKAFSRKSLLVLHQRTHTGEKPYSCRECGKAFSRKSQLKRHQRTHTVEKPYGCSDCGKAFSQKLKLISHQRMHTGEKPYKCGDCGKAFFWKSQLITHQRTHTGKKPYACSECEKAFSRNSLLIRHQRIHTGEKPYECRECGEAFIRKPQLVKHQITHTGERNHHCGDCDEAFFKKSELIRHQKTHLGEKPYGCVECGKTFFGKSQLLTHQRTHTGEKPYECSECGKAFTQRSSLMSHQRTHTGEKPYECSECGKAFSEKSSLIHHQRTHTGEKPFECGECRKAFAWKPQLLRHQRIHTGEKPYECSECGKAFVQKVQLIKHQRNHTGEKTYGCSDCAKAFFEKAQLIIHQRIHTGERPYECGECGKSFTRKSHLMRHQRIHTGDKYYGCTECGTAFSRKSQLMTHHRTHVLEKPRESSEHGKPAGSCRASPPF; encoded by the coding sequence ATGTGGCACCAGGATAATCAAGACAAAGGTATGGAGAGAGGCCATGAATATGATGtttttgggaaaatatttcattccaGCATTAACTTTGTTCATTTAGGAATGAGGCCTCATAAATGTGACACAGGTGAAAAAAGTTTGAAACAtccttttgattttcttattcCAAAAAATAACTGTGGAAGAAAGAAACTTGATGAGCTCAATAAGAAATCGTTAGTCTATATCAAACCTGATAGACCCCACAGTGGAATAAAATACCGTGGTTACAGTAAATGTAGAAAAGCCAGCAGGAAGGAGTCGTGGCTCATTACAAGCCAGATAACGCAGTCAGGAGTCTGTCTATGCATGGAATGTGGCAAAACTTTTAGCAAGAAGTCACAGCTCATTGTGCATCAGAGAACTCACACGGGGGAGAAGCCCTACGGCTGCGGCCAGTGCGGGAAGGCCTTCTCCCAGAAGTCATTGCTCACTATTCACCAAAGGACTCATtcaggagaaaaaccatatgGGTGTGGTGAGTGTCAAAAAGCTTTCAGTAGGAAGTCACTGCTCGTTTTACATCAGAGGACTCACACGGGAGAGAAGCCCTACAGCTGCCgcgaatgtgggaaggccttcagcaGGAAGTCCCAGCTTAAAAgacatcagagaactcacacagTAGAGAAGCCCTACGGCTGCAGTGACTGTGGGAAAGCCTTCTCTCAGAAGCTAAAGCTCATCTCCCATCAGAGAATGCACAcgggagagaaaccctataagtGTGGTGATTGTGGGAAAGCCTTCTTTTGGAAGTCGCAGCTTATTACTCATCAGAGGACTCACACGGGGAAGAAACCCTATGCATGTAGTGAGTGTGAAAAAGCCTTCAGCAGGAACTCGCTCCTCATTAGGCATCAGAGGAtccacacaggagagaagccctatgagtGCAGGGAGTGTGGAGAAGCCTTCATCAGAAAACCACAGCTCGTTAAACACCAAATAACTCACACAGGAGAGAGGAACCATCACTGCGGCGATTGCGACGAGGCCTTCTTCAAGAAGTCGGAGCTGATCAGACATCAGAAAACCCATCTGGGAGAGAAACCCTATGGATGTGTTGAGTGTGGGAAAACTTTCTTTGGGAAGTCACAGCTCCTAACACatcaaagaactcacactggagagaagccttaTGAATGCAGtgagtgtgggaaggccttcacGCAGCGGTCAAGCCTGATGTCCCATCAGAGGacacacacaggggagaagcccTATGAGTGCAGTGAGTGTGGAAAAGCCTTCAGCGAGAAGTCAAGCCTCATCCACCATCAGAGAACccacactggagaaaaacccttTGAGTGTGGTGAATGTAGGAAAGCTTTTGCCTGGAAGCCACAACTTCTGAggcatcagagaattcatacaggggagaagccctatgaatgcaGTGAATGCGGGAAAGCATTTGTTCAGAAAGTGCAGCTCATTAAGCATCAGAGAAAtcatacaggagagaaaaccTATGGATGCAGTGATTGTGCCAAAGCTTTCTTTGAGAAGGCACAGCTCATTATACATCAGAGGATTCATACAGGAGAGAGACCCTATGAATGTGGTGAGTGTGGGAAGTCTTTCACTAGGAAGTCCCACCTCATGCggcatcagagaattcacacaggAGATAAATACTATGGGTGCACTGAGTGTGGGACTGCCTTCAGCAGGAAGTCACAGCTCATGACACATCACAGGACTCATGTCCTGGAGAAGCCACGTGAGTCCAGCGAGCATGGGAAGCCTGCTGGCAGCTGTCGCGCCTCCCCGCCCTTCTGA